ATTGGCCTGGCCTGCACCCACCCTACAGAAGAGAATCCAGATTTGCACAAGATTCCTTCAGTGGGCTAAGTTTGAGAAATCCAGGTTTTGGTTGCTcaattggttgttttgtttttgcttgttgttttttccttcagacaggatctcatgtagccctggctgtcctgacacaGTGTCTGCCTTCTCCATTGTGGGCTGTGGTTCATCACGAGGCTTAAGCTTCACTTCTTCCACCAACTCAGAGCAGGCCCATCTAACTGTCtgctttataactataatttggCTACTATTGTGAATCGTATTGCAAATATCTTCCTGCTCTTCTAGGGCCTATACCAAGCAGACAGACCAAATCCATACTATATTAAGGACACTGTAGCTAATTTCTGATTCTCTTCTCTCAGTTTCCCAGTTGCTGATATTACAGGCTTGTGAGACCATGACCTACTAAGAAGCACAATTCTAAGGATGCTGAGAACATTGAGCTATCCCCTTTTTCTCACCTAGGAGCTTTAAAAACTCTTGGCATCTGAGGTCTGGTCTGCAGTAATTCTTTGGACCCAGAACCAGCATGAATGGAGACCCAGAGGCAGCACGAATGAAGGGAGACCCAGAACTGTTGATGGGCCCCTCAGTGCCAGAGACTGTAATGAGGCTGAGGTGCACATGGATAGATCAGCCTTGCAATGCCCAACTCACCAACTCAGTAGAGAGATGTTGGAAGAATAGGTCCTGATTACCAAGATACCAACTTCTCCACCTAGGAGAAGCAGAATATGGTAGCTAGTAGGTGCCAGTAGATGTTGGTGATAGTTGAGACATACTTTCATAGTCACCCTCCAAACCCCTTGATACTTCACTGTGACCACAGGAGCTGAGCCTTTTTAACAagctcccaggagatctgctgctgctgctgctgctgctgcggtgGTGCCTGTGTCTGCTGCTGTTATGGGTCTGGGGTTGTTCAGAGATTCACCAGTCCAACAGTGAATGAATTTTAACAAGGGGGTTTTATTAGATATTGCTCAGAACCATACCTGAGACGTGGGATTCTCAAAGTGTGTCCCCAGCTGTTGTTAGTCTGGGGTTTATAAAGACAATACCCACAAGGTTACAGTTTTGAGGGTGGAATTAGCACACACCCTGCCTACATGCAGGCAGAGCTAAACTCTTATAACAAATGCCTTGCAGACACCTTGGTTATCTTGAACAAGCAAGCATTTTTCCTACAGAAGCAGAACCAGCGATTCAGCGGTGACCACTAGCTTGCCAGAACAGCATAGGTAGTTCAACATTTTTACTAGATCAGGCAGTTTTGAAAATAGCCCAAATATTCCAAGAACTCATCCATTTTGGGCAAGTTGGCTGACAGAGTACACTTTACAAAAACTTACAAGCTAGAGCAATTGCACAGTAGTTTATGGATTTTAAACACAGCGTTAATCATCATCACATTCTCCCCTTGGGTTGAGTTCTGAGCCAAACCCTTGACTTGGTAGTGGGTGCCTGTTCATGTTGAGACCAAATAACCATTAGTTTAGTAGCGCTGAAGTGTGGATTTATGTATCTGGTTAAGGCATTGCTGATGCAGGgtctaacagcaggagcaggagaacTAAGTGCAGCTGATGGCAGAGTTACCTGGAGTTACTGGGCCAGGAGGCACAGTAGCCAGGAGCAGCCTCAGAACGAGAGCGGGAACCATTTGTCTCCCCCTTTCTGTTTTTCCAGAGCACATCCAAGTTATCTCCAATTCTCCCCTAAAGCCCTCCTTGCTCTGACAGAACCACCTCAGCTAATGAATCCACATGCTCTTCTAGCTTGGCAATAGATTTGTCTAATATGGACAGATCTTGGGTTGTTTGATGTACTATGGATTTGAAGTTAATGTCAGCCATTGCTGTTCCTGTAGCACCACTAGTGGCTCCTGCTGCACCCAAGCCTAAGAGGATTAAGCGAGGTGTGAGGAGGTGAATTGCACattttgcttttttccccctggaCCAGGGGGACTGGCAGGGTCTGTGAATACAAGTACTCTTTCCTGCTGGATCATCatcataaatacattttcaaggGAACAGGAATACCAAGGTACAGAATTTTGGGGCTTGTGTGTATATGCCAGATAGGCTAGCATGGGTACCAAAGTCATCAGTATTGGTGAGCCAAACAGTTTCTGCCaggtggggaaggaagggagggagggagggagggagggagggagagagggagggagggagggaggaagcaaaagagaaaagaaaggagggagggaaggagggaagagaggaggaaagggaagaagggaggaaaggaggaaggaggaagggaaggaaagagagagggaaggagagagagggggaggaaggaagcagcATTTGACAAAGCATTGGCAGGAACTGAGAAATATTTATGGAGAATCTTCATTTATTCTTAAAGGGGGATTTAGATATATCATAGGTCTTTGAGTAGAAAAAGGTCCCCTCACCTTGGATTTGGCCTACGTGAAGAAATTTGTTGCTTGAGTGGAAAGACACACCCATGGACAATTGGCAAAGGAGGTGGTCAAATGAGCTTCTGATTTACAGTGAGTCCTTACATAGTGTGAGACTTTTGTAGGGTTCAGGACCAACAATCAGGCATAACATTTGGATTAGTAACATTCACTAGCAAGTATACTGATATTAATATGTCATTAGGAATTCAAAGGAGCTCAGAGAAGTAGGGttagtgggaagagagagagagaaaggtggtgATAATACAAAGTGATGTCAGCCCGTGACATCACCAACAGGGCCAGGAGCTGGTATAGTGCCTGGACTGGTTAGAGCATTCAAACCAAGGACTTTGGAGGTTTAAATTTGTCTAAACTTCTAAAGATGAGTATCTTAGTCTTCCTGTCATAGCCTGTATCCTTCTCATTATGTCTGTAGATATGGCCCTCCACCCCTGTTCTCCATCTGTCATTCCAGGGGTCAGGGATCGAGTACATGACCTTAGTATGCCAATCAACTGAGTTGAGTCTGGatggcctctctcctccccatctgGGCCAAGTACTATGATATTTGCAGCCCCAGTGTGGACATCCTCCATAATTTGGGTCCTTACAGTCTGAGCGAGTTTGCtcatatacaaaacaaatatatataggAGAAGTCATAGCATTGTATAACTCCTGTATACATTTCCCTTGGCAAGTGTCCCTTATATCAAAGGTGAGGCTTATAGTACTAGCACATCCTGTCACCGGACAGAATGTAGAGGCTATGGTCTTGTTGTGATTTTCTATGGCAATTACCTGGAACTTCCATGCCTTAAGGACTGGTCTGGTCATTTTAGGACCCTGGGGATCTTGGGGTCTCCAGTTTTGATTCCAGGAAAGAACAGAAGGGAATATAGCCAGACAAAACAGCATCATTAGGTTAAAACCCATGGTACCCTGATCTTTAGTGGATCCTTGCAAAGCTTGGTGACAGTCCACTTTTCTTTAACTGGATCTTGTTCCCAGTGGTACACTTGACCTGAGAGGGATATATCCAAGTCCAGACTCCGTCTACGACAGCACAGGGGTGGTCAGGATGATGATGTGGTCTCTTCTAGCAGGGTCCCAGCATCCCAGCTCGATGTCTCTTGAACCTGGAAAGGATGTGTTAACGCAGTGGCCCTCTGAAAGCAGCCTTAACTGAAGAGATCACAGTGtcctgagtcagctgctgagccTGTACAGATTGAAGAAGATGATGGTTAGAATTTCAAATGGAGTTAAACCTTGTACACGAGGAGTATGTTGAGCCCTAAGAAGGGCAAAGGGGAGGAGCCTCACATATCCTTTGCCAGTTTCCAAGGTtaatttagtcaaggtctctttgtttgtttagtttgtttggttagttagattttttgaggcaggctttctctgtgtaatagctccgactattctggaactcactttgtagaccaggctggactccagctcacgtagatctgcctgcctctgcctctgagtgcttggattaaaagtgtgcaccaccatgcccagcttagtCAAGATCTTTTTACAGGTCTGATTTACCCTCTCTACTTGTCCTGGGTCTGATTTATCCTCTCTACTTGTCCTGAACTTTATAGATGGTAAGTGCAATGTAACTTGCAATTGATCCCCAGAACAGCAGAACTGTTCTAAGTAACCTTAGATAGAAAGAGTCCATTGTCTGATCTTATGAACAATGGCAGTCCAAACCTAGGTATTATTTCATCCTTTACAAACTGTATTTCTGCCTTTAGTTTGTGGAGCATGGAGTGTCCCAACAGAGGGTATGGGCATTCAGTTATGACTAAGAAAGAGTGGGTCACAGTCCCCTTTCCCAGGTCCACAGTTCTTTTGGTGGTCTGAGAACAAATTTGTGAACCAGTAGCTCCTTGCATTACAAATCTGTTTCTTACTTATTGGCCCATCTGCCTGCTTTAAAACCAAGTAACCGGCTCTGATCTCCACAAGAATATTGATGGGAAACATTGCCCCCTTCAGAGTTACCCTGGGCTGGAGGTGGTGGGAAGATGGTGGCTGAACCAACCCCATTAGTCTATATCTAGCCAGAGCACCAATATAGACCTTTGCTTCTGTTTGAGACATTTGTTTCTCCTATGGCTGGTTTCTTTGCAGTAGGTGCATTGGCCTTTCTTTAAGGGAGCACCTCTCCCAGAATCCACTTCCCTCCAGTCTGGTCCTTCTTTCATAAACTTTGGATGCTGAGGTCCTTCTCCCTAGCAAAAATGACAGCATAATCTTAGCTGGTCTTGATCTGCCTGTCCCTATTGTTGCATACCCAGGAGACGATCTTGACTAGCTCTGATAGTACCTATGCTTCAAAGCCTTCTGTTTTCTAAATCTTTCTCCTAATGTTTGATGCTGACCCAGACACAAAAGCCATATTGACAGTGCTCTGGTTTTCTGGGACCTCCTGGTCCATGGGGTGTGTAAGTTGGGTAAGCTTCTAGGAGGGGCTCCAGAAAGCAGATGGTGACTCGTCTAAACCCTGAGTTTATCTGACCTACTTTAGACAAATTGTGGGGCACTGAGCTGCGGCCTCAAGACTCCCCTACAGAGTCTGGTGAGAGAGGTTAAGAGACAGGCTCCCTACCTTCGTGGGAATTAGAATCTCAGTCTGGTtgcagggaaagaaaaaaatgtctccagTTGTCACCAGATCAATAGCTGATCTCCCATCATTTCCCAACTGCCTTTGGGCCTTTCATCagactccctccctctcctctgtggTGAAGAGAGTTTGAAGTAGCTTCTGACAATCTGCCCATGTAGGTGGTATATATAAAACACCATTTTCATCAGAGAGATCAAGCCTTGGTTTTTTTTCCAAGAGAGAGATTTTGGAGTTTCCAGCTATACAGATCACTAGTGGAGAAGGGACCAAATACCGTAACTGATTGATGGCCTTTCCCATCTTCCTCACCCTGAGTGGCCCCAGAGTGTGTGGGGGTCTCTTTCAAAGGGAGGATAGCTGGAGGCAGAGATCAGGGGGAAGCATGTCAGGGTGTGGCACCAGGGGCATGGTAGGATGTGTCCTGAGAGGGGAGCCATGGGGACTCTCTCATACCTCAGTAAGATCAAGCAGGGATGAGATCtctgaaagaaaggaggaggaagaggattggGGGTCAGAGTCAGAGATAGTGAATGACTAGGAGATGGGTCAGGAAGCGGTTCCACCCCAGGTGTGAGGGCATCACATTCCTCTCCCTGGCTGGTACCCCAGCCACACAGGGTGGTGGTACATCTTCTTCTGGTGAGGATGGTAGGACTGGAGGCTGAAATTTGTCCCACCCCTTggtcttatttctttcttctgaaacaaAACTGGTGGCATTAGGGGACTAGTTTGTCTGGTACTCTCTCATCTGGGATAGAAATTCCTCACCAGGAACCCCCAGGCCATATGTAGCCGAGTTGGAGTTTCCTGGTTTTCTAAAGACTGTTGCACTCTGTAGACAAGGGAAAGTTTGAAGAAGCCTTCAGCAGGCCAGCCCACCTGAAATGAAGGCCAATGGAGAGAGCAAAAGGCAGTTAGTTTTCCTGAATAATTCTGTCCTCTGGACTCCTGGTCTTTCCCCTGGAACTCCTTAAAATGCGACTTCCTCAGATCTCAGGGGGGTTTCTGGGTAAAagattccccaccccccatctttTCAATTTCTTCAAGGACAAGAAATAACACAAAGAGTAATGCACACAACACAAAGCCACAGTGTTCTCCCACTTGGCAATTAATGCTTCTAGTCAGCCTTCCCTTGCCTCCAGAAGGAAGCAACTGGGGCCCAGTGGTCCCTCTGACTTAGGAATTAACTGCATCCAGCTTTCCTATGAGTTTCCCAGACAGATGCATGCTACCAACATTACTTTACCTCTGAGAGGGCTTCCGATGCCACTTTCCCACAATCCAGGCGTGAAGAACCTGTCAGTGGCCACCTCTAAACGTTAGGTTTATCCAAATTTTCTCAGCTTCCAGTAGACCAGAGACCCCAGGCAGGGTCTCAAGGCTCCTCACTGGAATCTAGGCATTGAGGACTGGTCGCTCCTTTGGCTTAAGCAGAAGTCCTGGGATCAAGGCTAGTCAGAAAAACAGGAATCAGGCTGAACACCTGGATCTCCGTGGAGTCTCCAGATGTTCCAGACCTTTATTAGATACTGGCCAGATACACACCGAGACTTGGGATTCTCAAAGTGTGTCCCCAGCTGTTGTTAGTCTGGGGTTtataaaggcaaaaaccacaGGTTACAGTTTGGAGGTTGAGTTAGCACACACCCTGCCTACATGCAGGCAGAGCTAAACTTTTATAACAGATGCCTTGCAGATGCCTTGGTTACCATGAGCAATCAAGCATGTGGTACAGAAGCAGAACCAGCGGTTAGCCTTGTGACCCATTATCGTTTAAGAACAACAGAGGTAGTTAAACATTTTTACAAGATCAGGTGCCATCTACAAGAACAGACCAACTATTCCAGGAAGCCATCCATCTTGGGAGTGTTAGCTGACAGGGTACACTTCACAAGAACTTACAAGGTAGAGCAATTGCACACAATGTTGGTCAGCACACTGCCAGAACCTCCCACAGTATAGAAAGGTCTGTTAAAGATGGCAGCCCCAGACCCCATCCCTCAAGGTTACTGCTGGAAACAGTGGAATCTGCTACTCTGAGAGAAGGGACTGAGAAACTAGTGGGTGGGTATGCTGAATCATACCTGTGCCTTGTGGCGTTGAGAATAGTGATGGTCAAGAACTCACATCCCACACTCTACCTCTTTGTGAGTGAGAAATGGTTTACTACAAAGGACTCTGCTGTCCCTGTGACTTGGATAAGATTCAAGTTGTCCTCTTGTCATCCAGACAAAGACAAAATGACCTCCAAATTTTCATTCTTAGACCCCTAAATGATTTACTAACCTAGACATGGTACCCTCCACCTGGAATCCCTGCACTCCCAAATCTGATGTAGGATTATGAATTCAAGGTTAACCTAAGCTATATAACAAGAtgtctgaaaggaagaaagaaaggaaaaggaagagtcaaaataaatgatttcttgACCTGTTTGCCTCTACTGATCAATGAGAACATGATTGTTGATAGCCAGACTTTATTTATGGTTCTCAACTCCCCTACAGGCCTCTGAAATTTGGTCTACCTTCAACAGGAGAAACATATCACCCTCCTGATGAGAAGGTGGCAGTACAGCTTCCTCAGACTCTGACAGGCCATGCTGATGAGAACAGGAGATAGAAACTGTTTAGGAAGATTTAAGGACAGAGACTCAGAACACAAATAATTCTAATTCTTACAATGCCCTTGGTTGTGTCTTGGCTGGAGGCCAGGCAAGTCAGAAGAGGGCTCCGAGTCTTTATCCAGCTTCTCATAAGTGAGCTACCCTGTCTGGAGGCTGTATACAAAGTGTGACCCAAACTCCAGTCAAGAAGCTAAACTCTCTGGACAGCTTTGGGACTGGTTCTCTACTCTTTCATGAGGGAAATGAGTTATAGCTAACTGTCCCATTTTAGCCCAGTCTCCTAAGTGATTTTAGAGTCTTAACTCTTGAGGTGAAGTGTTATGATAGTTTTAGAGGCCATTAAGGATATCAGGGCTCTGTAGAGGCCCATTAGAGAAGGCTATTTCTTCTCTGTAAAAAGAATGGAATCTCTCATGGGACCTGGATGGAGATGTCATTCTGATCTGCCCCAAAGAGTAGAACATTATGTATACTGTCTCCTCCCTTAAGAGTCAGTCCATCTGGGGCTGCCAATCACCTGGCTAAGAGACCAACACTCAGGAAATGATAAATTGAAAGTTATGGTAAGGAGagggaggaataattatccccCTTAGGAGATAATGCCCTTGCCCTTTCTGGAACCCTGAAGTGGGCTCCACAGAGTTTCCACAGCTAAACTCTCAGCCTAAAAGTCAACTTACttcttttattcttcctctttttctttcagatactGGCTGAAGCCTAAGCATGCTTTCCCAACTCTGTTTCTCAaaggctccttcctcttctgcctctgtcccccaacaTTACTAAAGCCGCCTGCTTTCCATCTTGTTCCTTCTAACAGCTGCTGAGATTTATGTCTTGCCtgctatatttatttcttaatagcTAGTGAAGTCATCCACTGATGGAATTATTAGGCTCCCTCCTAAGTTTGTTTCTAAATTCTATTAATGAAATTAAGAACCCAAGAGAGATACTCCCCCACACAGTGGCCTGCCTTCACTCCCTTTCTTGTCCAGGTTCTGTTCTCCCTAGCGGTACTAGTTCAATCTTCCctgtgaaaaacaaaactccCTTTGCCTAATCTTTGAGAGTATTGTTCTTCTGACCTCAATCTTGACATCTCTTTAGTGATGCTTTCAAGTAAAGTTATCTTTACCACATTAGGGTTTGTACTTCCTTGGACAGGTTCAAGGATCTGCCACGGAAGTGGCCAAGTGTAAAGGTCCTTTAAGGCCTCACTAGAGGCTGTGTCTGAGGTAGGAGCACCATACAGATGTGAGGAGTGTCTCCTAAGACAGGATCTGCCCAGAGCCAGAGCCAACAAGAAAGAATGGGCCTGATGCTGGAGGGAACTGAGCCAGGTGAGACTCAGTGGTCCCTGCTGGGTATCGTTTTACAGTGTTCCCAGCCTCTCTGCTCCTCACTCCCTAGGTTGTGTGCCAGCCCAGTGTTGACAAAATGCAGGATGGTAGTCTACCTTGCACCTCTGCAGATTCTTTCCTGTagctcctcccccactccctctccccactgctcCCACAATCTCTTCCTATAAAGGAGCTCTGCCTCAGCATGCAAATGTCCTCCCATCTTAAAACAATGCTATCCTTGACCTCATGTCTCGGGGCTATCCGTTccttacatgtacacacacacacagagagagagagagagagagagacagagacagagacaaagagacagacggggggggagggagagggagagagagaggtacacaCTCATtgacatgctcacacacaaaaccaaagagATTTAAGAGTGCCCTGTGCCTGCTTGTCTCCCAGCCAGCCTGCCCCACTGTGTCCCTCACATTCCACGTGGTTGAACATCTTCCCCTTGCAAGCTTCCTCTTTGTGTTTGCTGCCTCCACAGTTTGtaatcctcttcctctctttctggcACTTCTCTGACTCCCCCCTCTCCTGGCCTATGGTCctattgtcctctctctctctctcctttctcatgcCATTCTGGCAATACTGGACAGCCCAGCTCTAGCATAAAGGCTTCACAAGTGTAGTAATGAGAGAGAGTGTCACCAATAGCCACAGGGGGCTGGATCTTCACTCCTGCCTTCTCTTCATGATCTCCCAAGGgaatggaagaggggaaggattCTCTTGCTGTTTCTCAGAGATCATAATACATCTCATGAGCCCCAAAGGGTCTGCTGGTCCTCAAGCCCTTAATAGAATCTCAGCCCCTTCTAAAGGAGAAGTAGACATTAGCTCTCTAAGTCTTCTTTGCCCAGGACCCAAGCAGCCTGCTCTCTGGTCCACAACATAATTTGCTGCTAATTTCTAGCTAGGGCACTagataaagatgttttaaaatgctgGCCCCCTGGGCTCATGGCATTTGAGATACACAAATATGTTGCCATGGTGACACAGTGACAGATTAATTACCAGATCCTCCTGGAACAAAGCTGCTTTAACGACATGGAACCCTAGGACAGGATGAGGGTGGGTGATTCCCCACTCCAGCCAGCACACAGAAGAAGTCATTGAGCCTATTGGATGTAGATGGAGGAAGGCAAAGTAGAGCCACTAGCTCTATCATATAAGTCAAAATTCCTGGGGCTTCTGGAATCAGACATGCTTCTTGAAAatggaatgtatgtgtgtgtgtgcgtgtgtgtatgtgcacatgtgtgtgtgcacaaaagAATCAATGTGATCCTAGACAAAATGATCAAAGGTGGAGGCATCACAACAACATCtggtttcaaaacataaaatacatggGATTTCCAACAGATAAGATACCTGTGTCatcctgttatttatttttttatttctatacatttattttaccTTATGGATATAAAGGTTTCCctttgagtatgtatgtgcaccatgtgcgcAGAGGTCAGAAGGCTTTAGACTCCCTGGaaatggagctacagatggttctgagctgggaactgaacccaggtcctctgcaaaagcaaacaagtgctcctaactgaagagccatctctgcagctccaatGGCAACCTTCTGTCCAGGACTTTGCCAGGTATTGTGCAGCCTGTGTGTCTGCTTAGTTCATGAGCTACTTCCCACAACCACCTCTGCTACCACCATCAAGCTGTTCTTAGCGAACATTCCTCAGAAGCAACCTGCTGCCAAAGTGGTGCTCACAAGCAAGAGTCATTCTGCCAATGGTGTGGCTCTTcacaggaaagggaagcagagactCTGGGACAAAGCTGCCACTGAGAATCTACTGGGGATGCCAAAACAGAATGTGGTTTTACATAAACAACATTGGAAAGTTATGTAAGTTTTGAGATAAGCCTATCCCTGCTAGTTCTGGGACcttgcctcttctctctgcttccttggcCCCTCTCACAGCTCCATGGTCTGACACACCATCTGTGCTTGGCAAGTTTCATATCAACCTGatacaagctatagtcatctgagaggaaggaaactcaattgagaaaatgcctccagaagatcctgttgtaggcaagcctgtagagtaTTTGTTTGGTGTTTGATGGGGGTGGAGGAGCAACACCGTGTGGATGGAACCCCTGGGCTGATGGccctgggttctaaaagaaagcagactgagcaagccagttagcaacgttcctccatgttctctgcaccagttcctgccctatttgaattcctgtcctgacttctttgatgatgaacagtgctgtgaaggcataagccaaataaaccttttcctctccaacttgctttggtcatggtgtttcaccataGCAATAATAACTCTAAGGCAGGCAGGCTTCCGAGCACTTGGAGCCCACGCACCACTGGCTTCTATATATCCTCACTGAATTCACTTATAACAGATCTGACATTAAGTTACTAGctcttcattcttctgcatgtttGGAAGTAATCCATCTGCCCATACTGTTgggaaaaaataataagatgaaTTGTGACTGCTTGTCAAATATGAAGGTAACACTACtttttacaaaaacaacaaaatttgaTGTTTCCTTCAACTTGCAAGGTAGAGCTGTAAGATGGGGTCTCTGCTAAGGCTACACACACAGGACTTGAAATAAACAGCAACTGCAAGGGCCAGTTCCGCTCTTCTCTCTAGATAACGGAACAGCTGTTCCCTGGAGGAAGATGGCATGTCTTCTGGTGTGACTTATGCCAACATATGCCAGAGTGAGTTGAAAGGAAACACCAACACCCAGCTTCCCTGAAGCGAGTCTGCAGAGAAGGTTGGCAGTTCACTCGGAGTGATACACAGAAAGGGAGCCTGCTCTGCAGTCCTCAGACAAATGGCTGAACCATCTTGGGCAAGTGGCTAAAAGGTTCCTGAATTTTGTTTCATGCTCTCGTATGagggtgctggtgctggtgctggtctCAGTTTGTATGAATTTAAGAGAACAGAAGTGACCAAAATGTTTATGGTGGATTCTCTGTAAATACATATTCTTCTCCACCTAATCAATTAGTTTACAATTCACATTATAAATAGTTGAAACCCAAACCATGAACAAAAGGTTTTCTGACTATTGATGCTGCCCTTAATGAATTTCTCTGTGGTAACTGTAAGGGAATTAAGAAATGTCTAGCTTAAGATTTACATCCCACTTACCAGTCATGTCTTTGGGTGAATTGTATAACCTCCCCACATGTCTTGGTTGTTCTTCTGTTTGGTGTTCATATTAGGAGATACTTTATGGCTTAggaaataaatgcacacacagtGCCTGCCCCACAGCAAATACTTCATAAATGTTAATTGTCATTATCTTTATCGTGGTTGGTGCAGTTGTAGGTGAAGTGGCATCAGTCTGCCTTCCTATCCTCAGGGTGTCTGGTAACATAATTCAAGAGTGGTTCATCTTCATGATCTGTGCCTCACTAACTAGTCAAGTTTcattctgttgccatgataaaatacAGATCAAAAACAACTGAAGGATAGAAAGGGGTCATTTCAGTTTATTGGTTACTCTTCCTGATGAAGGAAGTCACAGCGGGAACAGAAACCATGGATGAATGCTCTTTACTGGCTCTCAGCTTCATTCTTAATTCTCTTATACagcctaggaccacctgcctagggaatgatgccactcacagtaggctgggccctcccatatcaattaacCATCAAGACAATACCCTATAGACATTTCCATAGGCCAATCTAATTTGGGAGATCCCTTAAACAAGACTCCCTTGTgaggtgactctaggctgtgttgAGTTGACAAAGCTAGCTAGGACACTAACATAGATCAAAAGCTAAAGTCTAACTTTGTGATTGAGTGAAATAGGACACAActtgtctccatctcctgaaACTAAATTGAGTTTCACATTAGAGGTTAACACCTCCTGCCTATTTTCATAGGGAAATAAAGAAATGCCAGCTAGTGACAGAAGTCATCTGAGTTTGGTGGGAACCATTCAGTCAGGAGAGGCACACTTGAAAATGAGgcattagggggctggagagatggctcaatggttaagatcactgactactcttccgaaggtcctgagttcaaatcccagcaaccacatgttggctcacaaccatccataatgagatctgacaccctcttctggtgcatctgaagacagctacagtgtacttacatataataaataaataaatcttaaaaaaaaaaaagaaaatgaggcacTAATGGTATACTTCTCCCTTATCTCTGAGTCCTGTGAACATCAAGAAAGGCTACTCCTGGGCCTCCAGACTCCCTACTCATATGGAAGCAG
The nucleotide sequence above comes from Mastomys coucha isolate ucsf_1 unplaced genomic scaffold, UCSF_Mcou_1 pScaffold15, whole genome shotgun sequence. Encoded proteins:
- the LOC116092368 gene encoding endogenous retrovirus group FC1 Env polyprotein-like gives rise to the protein MGFNLMMLFCLAIFPSVLSWNQNWRPQDPQGPKMTRPVLKAWKFQVIAIENHNKTIASTFCPVTGCASTISLTFDIRDTCQGKCIQELYNAMTSPIYICFVYEQTRSDCKDPNYGGCPHWGCKYHSTWPRWGGERPSRLNSVDWHTKVMYSIPDPWNDRWRTGVEGHIYRHNEKDTGYDRKTKILIFRSLDKFKPPKSLV